Proteins co-encoded in one Triticum urartu cultivar G1812 unplaced genomic scaffold, Tu2.1 TuUngrouped_contig_1960, whole genome shotgun sequence genomic window:
- the LOC125526814 gene encoding uncharacterized protein LOC125526814, producing the protein MAEDRSWMYTGRQSRKKFTPEWLEKTTEFVERAFRILPPRRQAVVLCPCARCEFRLYRSKDEIQLHLFKNGFAPGYTVWVYHGERRNPQPAKPSDDRPKENGDLNGKKDGAGGGEQASKSAQGTKKWACARGKPPKKDQLWARAAAQGEGGPATMAEDRSWMYTGRQSRDSITPEWVEKTTEFVERAFRGVPPERLGVGMLCPCARCRNRNRRPRTKYAMQLDLGRNGFMPGYTVWVHHGEGHNPQPAKPSDDHPEENLDGAGGGEQVSKPQGTKEWEMPLLEAYARSKLPKEDQIKWSYQKYLWEQEKTKQHQQQSAPKAKRLRTSGSSTAKPAEDEGRNVSVNVPEPELEDTATSTANPATTDNACGVQIPAGRNSV; encoded by the exons aTGGCGGAAGACCGCAGCTGGATGTACACGGGCCGCCAGAGCAGGAAGAAGTTCACCCCCGAGTGGTTGGAGAAGACGACCGAGTTCGTGGAGCGCGCCTTCCGCATCCTCCCGCCGAGGCGCCAGGCCGTCGTGCTGTGCCCCTGCGCTCGCTGCGAGTTCAGGCTGTACAGATCGAAGGACGAGATTCAGCTGCATCTGTTCAAGAACGGGTTCGCGCCAGGGTACACGGTGTGGGTGTACCACGGCGAGCGACGCAACCCCCAGCCTGCTAAGCCGTCCGACGACCGCCCCAAAGAGAATGGCGATCTCAACGGGAAGAAGGAtggcgccggcggcggcgagcaAGCGTCGAAATCAGCGCAG GGGACCAAGAAGTGGGCGTGTGCAAGAGGAAAGCCACCAAAGAAGGATCAACTGTGGGCGCGGGCTGCCGCGCAGGGAGAGGGAGGCCCCGCGACGATGGCGGAAGACCGCAGCTGGATGTACACGGGCCGCCAGAGCAGGGACTCGATCACCCCCGAGTGGGTGGAGAAGACGACCGAGTTCGTGGAGCGCGCCTTCCGCGGCGTCCCGCCGGAGCGCCTGGGCGTGGGCATGCTGTGCCCCTGCGCGCGCTGCCGCAACCGCAACAGGCGGCCGAGGACCAAGTACGCCATGCAGCTGGATCTGGGCAGGAACGGCTTCATGCCAGGGTACACGGTGTGGGTGCACCACGGCGAGGGCCACAACCCCCAGCCGGCGAAGCCATCCGACGACCACCCCGAAGAGAATCTTGATGGCGCCGGTGGTGGCGAGCAAGTGTCGAAGCCGCAG GGGACTAAGGAGTGGGAAATGCCCTTGCTTGAGGCGTATGCAAGAAGCAAGCTACCAAAAGAGGATCAAATTAAGTGGAGCTACCAGAAATACCTGTGGGAGCAAGAGAAAACCAAGCAGCACCAGCAACAGAGTGCACCAAAGGCAAAGAGGCTG CGCACCTCTGGTTCGTCCACTGCCAAGCCTGCTGAAGATGAAGGGCGCAATGTCAGCGTCAACGTCCCGGAGCCTGAACTTGAAGATACAGCAACGTCAACAGCTAATCCGGCAACGACAGACAACGCGTGTGGAGTTCAAATCCCAGCTGGACGGAATTCCGTGTAA
- the LOC125526813 gene encoding E3 ubiquitin-protein ligase RSL1-like, producing the protein MLSDPDSYSPIHQKREPHVQKLRPTTTFPTSHLPTNPTSFHPRSPMASAAQELDVQDLRLQELIRGSMPDRPPSSSSSRVPPLSDDEIGRFHCAVCMEPKLVFDRFRATPACAHDFCVACVVAHIEARVADGAVPVPCPAAGAGCPGAMHPEACKKLLHMDVFDAWCVALCERAVGPARARCPYRYCGELVVLDAGCGAAVGEVPEEATCPGCSRAFCLLCEEPWDDRHDGGQGCALDRLAVGCSWMRCPSCRAMIDRIDGCKTMLCRCGSVFCYGCGSSRAEGMCRCYASRREDFIPLDAGFELVGAGPSAGLSSTLSKDAVM; encoded by the exons ATGCTCTCCGACCCCGATTCTTACTCGCCAATCCACCAAAAGCGCGAGCCCCACGTACAAAAATTGCGACCGACGACGACTTTCCCCACCTCCCACCTCCCCACTAACCCAACCTCCTTCCACCCACGCAGTCCCATGGCGAGCGCGGCGCAGGAGCTCGACGTCCAGGACCTCCGCCTGCAGGAGCTCATCCGGGGCTCCATGCCGGACCGGCCGCCGTCCTCGTCGTCGTCCCGCGTGCCGCCGCTCAGCGACGACGAGATCGGCCGGTTCCACTGCGCGGTCTGCATGGAGCCCAAGCTGGTGTTCGACCGGTTCCGCGCCACGCCGGCCTGCGCGCACGACTTCTGCGTCGCCTGCGTCGTGGCCCACATCGAGGCCCGCGTCGCGGACGGCGCCGTGCCCGTGCCCTGCCCGGCGGCCGGGGCCGGCTGCCCCGGCGCCATGCACCCGGAGGCCTGCAAGAAGCTGCTCCACATGGACGTGTTCGACGCCTGGTGCGTCGCGCTCTGCGAGCGCGCCGTCGGGCCGGCCCGCGCGCGCTGCCCCTACCGGTACTGCGGCGAGCTCGTGGTGCTCGACGCCGGctgcggcgccgccgtcggcgagGTGCCCGAGGAGGCGACCTGCCCCGGCTGCTCGCGCGCCTTCTGCCTGCTGTGCGAGGAGCCCTGGGACGACCGCCACGACGGCGGCCAGGGGTGCGCGCTCGACCGGCTCGCCGTGGGGTGCAGCTGGATGCGCTGCCCGAGCTGCCGCGCCATGATCGACCGGATCGACGGCTGCAAGACCATGCTGTGCAG GTGTGGCTCCGTCTTCTGCTACGGCTGCGGCTCGTCTCGGGCAGAGGGGATGTGCAGATGCTATGCTTCGCGACGGGAGGATTTCATACCACTCGACGCCGGCTTTGAGCTCGTCGGGGCCGGGCCAAGCGCTGGCCTATCCTCGACTCTCAGCAAGGATGCGGTCATGTAA